A window of Halomonas sp. GFAJ-1 contains these coding sequences:
- a CDS encoding phosphate permease, whose protein sequence is MLIIAQHGEIFIILACLFGFFMAWGVGANDVANAMGTSVGSKAITIKQAIIIAVIFEFLGAWLAGGEVTATIRGGMLDPVLLEANPQLLVYGMLSALLAAAIWLMIASARGWPVSTTHSIVGAIVGFGAVGLGVEAVAWGKVGQIASSWVVSPLLAGTIGFVLFKSVHHLIFESNDPFAAAKRYVPGYIFLVGFIVSMVTLTKGLTHVGLDLSFGQSFLLSILIGVVIMGLGVVMQRRIKYEKNASDHFGYANVERVFGVLMIFTACAMAFAHGSNDVANAVGPLAAVISVVRSDGVIDSAALVPWWVLVLGGGGIVFGLVTYGHKVIATVGTGITELTPSRGFAATLAAATTVVLASGTGLPISTTHTLVGAILGVGLARGMAALNLRVIGTIVMSWLITLPAGAGLAILFFFMFKGMFG, encoded by the coding sequence ATGCTGATTATTGCCCAGCACGGTGAAATTTTTATTATCCTAGCCTGTCTGTTTGGCTTCTTTATGGCGTGGGGCGTAGGTGCCAACGATGTGGCCAACGCCATGGGTACCTCGGTGGGGTCGAAAGCGATCACCATCAAGCAGGCCATCATCATTGCGGTTATTTTTGAATTTTTAGGCGCCTGGTTAGCTGGTGGGGAGGTGACCGCAACGATTCGCGGCGGCATGCTTGATCCGGTACTGCTTGAGGCAAACCCGCAACTATTGGTCTATGGCATGCTCTCCGCGCTACTGGCAGCAGCGATTTGGCTGATGATTGCCTCTGCTCGCGGCTGGCCGGTATCCACTACTCACTCCATTGTGGGTGCTATCGTCGGCTTTGGCGCAGTAGGTTTAGGTGTGGAAGCCGTAGCATGGGGCAAAGTGGGGCAGATTGCGTCCAGCTGGGTAGTCTCGCCCTTGTTGGCCGGTACCATTGGTTTTGTGCTGTTCAAGTCGGTTCATCACCTGATTTTTGAAAGTAACGATCCGTTTGCTGCCGCCAAACGCTATGTGCCGGGCTACATCTTCTTAGTGGGCTTTATTGTTTCCATGGTCACGCTCACTAAGGGGTTGACCCATGTCGGGCTGGATCTTTCGTTTGGTCAAAGCTTCCTTCTGTCGATCCTGATTGGTGTCGTCATTATGGGCTTGGGCGTGGTGATGCAGCGGCGTATCAAATACGAAAAAAACGCAAGCGACCACTTTGGTTATGCCAACGTTGAGCGGGTGTTTGGCGTGTTGATGATCTTTACCGCCTGTGCGATGGCCTTTGCCCACGGCTCTAACGATGTGGCGAATGCCGTTGGCCCGTTGGCGGCGGTGATTAGCGTGGTGCGTAGCGATGGTGTTATCGATAGTGCTGCGTTAGTCCCTTGGTGGGTGCTGGTGCTTGGTGGCGGTGGCATCGTCTTTGGTCTTGTCACCTACGGCCATAAAGTCATTGCCACCGTAGGTACTGGCATTACCGAGCTAACCCCCAGCCGTGGTTTTGCGGCCACGCTGGCGGCGGCTACCACGGTCGTACTGGCGTCCGGTACGGGCTTGCCGATTTCCACTACCCACACCTTGGTAGGGGCAATCCTTGGGGTGGGCTTAGCACGCGGTATGGCGGCTCTTAACCTGCGTGTGATTGGCACCATCGTGATGTCGTGGTTGATTACCCTGCCTGCAGGGGCAGGCTTAGCTATCCTGTTCTTCTTTATGTTTAAAGGCATGTTTGGCTAA
- a CDS encoding 5'-nucleotidase, which yields MTISRYRNAATATAFASLALLPLSGNAVADDASACEQTEYAMGLRYQQQSAEIIALQRQGFELATYRLEKQIEAHGEGADLAIITDVDETLIDNSALLVRDMQACHDFTVWDTWLHWEREGEPRLIPGAMEFLKFADEQGVSIYYVSDRYQENKADTLATMEALEFPQVSDERVMLLGPPKTERRAIVEDNHTLVMQLGDTLHDFSGDFVDASLEEQRDLVNDHAERFGNDWIVFPNASYGNWSGAELEAWQAPFEDE from the coding sequence ATGACGATATCTCGATACCGTAATGCTGCCACAGCAACGGCTTTCGCAAGCTTAGCGCTACTCCCGCTGTCGGGAAACGCTGTAGCCGATGACGCTAGTGCCTGTGAACAGACTGAATACGCCATGGGACTTCGTTACCAACAGCAATCCGCAGAAATAATTGCTTTACAGCGCCAAGGCTTCGAACTGGCGACCTATCGTCTGGAGAAACAGATTGAAGCGCATGGTGAAGGTGCCGACTTGGCCATCATTACCGATGTGGATGAGACCCTTATCGATAACAGTGCCCTATTAGTGCGCGATATGCAGGCCTGTCACGACTTCACTGTTTGGGATACTTGGCTGCATTGGGAGCGCGAAGGCGAGCCGCGTTTGATCCCAGGTGCCATGGAGTTCCTGAAGTTTGCCGATGAGCAGGGTGTGTCGATCTACTATGTATCGGATCGCTACCAAGAAAATAAAGCGGATACGCTGGCTACCATGGAAGCATTAGAGTTTCCCCAGGTATCTGACGAGCGAGTGATGTTGCTTGGCCCTCCGAAGACCGAGCGTCGCGCGATTGTCGAAGACAACCACACGCTTGTGATGCAGCTGGGCGATACGCTGCATGATTTCTCGGGTGACTTTGTCGACGCCAGCCTTGAAGAGCAGCGCGATCTGGTTAATGATCATGCAGAACGGTTTGGTAACGACTGGATTGTGTTCCCCAATGCGTCCTACGGAAATTGGAGCGGCGCGGAGCTTGAAGCTTGGCAAGCACCTTTTGAAGACGAGTAA
- a CDS encoding adenylate cyclase, giving the protein MKNSNLNSAINEVELKLALPSTQVDALFNHATVVGAAPLKQHLVNTYFDTPAGDLARSQIAVRLRQVDSHVLQTVKTAGHGSGGLSSRQEWEWALNHRQLDATALAELPPFQGELARAIEQLTPTLNTDFTRHSWQLTWQGSHIELVLDEGEIISGGAHALICEVELELKAGEPEALWSLALALTESVPLRPSDSSKAARGNALAANQWPLPDASTPAQWLHRATLALDAYHDSGQNTHLVAAQQALNALATHPQLDDNLHPIAQQLPNALTANGQPSAAYGHAALTLAHRLSTQTPLR; this is encoded by the coding sequence ATGAAAAATTCAAACCTCAATTCTGCCATTAATGAGGTTGAGCTTAAGCTGGCACTGCCTTCCACACAGGTGGATGCGCTGTTTAACCACGCGACCGTTGTGGGTGCGGCGCCATTAAAACAGCATTTAGTTAATACCTACTTCGACACGCCTGCCGGTGATTTAGCCAGGAGCCAGATCGCCGTACGCCTGCGCCAAGTAGATAGCCACGTGCTGCAAACGGTTAAAACTGCAGGCCATGGCAGCGGAGGCCTATCAAGCCGCCAGGAGTGGGAGTGGGCGCTTAACCACCGGCAGCTGGACGCTACCGCTCTTGCTGAACTTCCACCCTTTCAAGGCGAACTAGCAAGGGCTATTGAGCAACTAACCCCTACGTTAAATACCGACTTTACCCGTCACAGCTGGCAGCTAACGTGGCAAGGTAGCCATATTGAGCTGGTATTGGACGAGGGGGAAATTATCAGCGGCGGCGCCCACGCATTGATTTGCGAGGTAGAACTGGAGTTAAAAGCGGGCGAACCAGAAGCGCTATGGTCCCTGGCACTAGCGCTTACGGAAAGCGTGCCGCTGCGGCCATCTGACAGCAGCAAAGCTGCCCGGGGTAACGCCTTGGCCGCTAACCAGTGGCCGCTTCCGGATGCCAGCACGCCCGCCCAGTGGCTACACCGGGCTACCCTGGCGCTAGATGCTTATCACGACAGTGGTCAAAACACGCACTTAGTAGCGGCCCAGCAGGCCTTGAATGCCCTGGCCACTCACCCTCAGCTGGACGATAACCTACACCCTATTGCCCAACAGCTGCCCAATGCACTTACTGCCAACGGGCAGCCGAGTGCTGCTTACGGCCACGCCGCGTTAACGCTGGCCCATCGCTTGTCGACACAAACCCCGCTACGCTGA
- a CDS encoding glyoxylate/hydroxypyruvate reductase A — translation MKIVVHIDDAAQWQAAIEKALPQATVLTSDAPAEARANADYLAVWKAPAHLLQEQAQLKGIINLGAGVDHLLKTPGLPSGVPIVKLRDAGMGELMADYTLYGALHFYRSMDRYAQQQPNAEWQPHQVPEKSHWPIGILGLGAIGSLVATHLSQAGFPVLGWSRSAKQISGVECFHGDAGLDGLLSQVQCVVTILPDTAETHGILNAKRLAKLPQGACVINPGRGSLIDEQALLDALGKDRKPGHLRGALLDVFCEEPLPANNPLWQHPRVIVTPHMAGPTPLNDAIDQVISYLRAFEAGEELATVNPDAGY, via the coding sequence ATGAAAATAGTGGTGCATATTGATGATGCCGCCCAGTGGCAGGCGGCGATTGAGAAAGCGCTACCCCAGGCAACGGTGTTGACGAGCGACGCGCCCGCCGAAGCGCGTGCTAATGCCGATTACCTAGCAGTCTGGAAAGCCCCGGCGCACCTATTGCAGGAACAAGCCCAGCTTAAGGGCATTATTAACCTAGGCGCGGGAGTGGATCACCTGCTAAAAACGCCTGGCCTACCCAGCGGTGTGCCGATCGTGAAATTACGCGACGCGGGCATGGGCGAGCTAATGGCCGACTACACCCTTTACGGCGCACTGCATTTTTATCGCAGTATGGACCGCTACGCCCAGCAGCAGCCTAATGCCGAGTGGCAGCCTCACCAGGTGCCTGAGAAATCCCACTGGCCAATTGGCATCCTGGGCCTAGGGGCGATTGGAAGCCTAGTGGCCACTCACCTTTCGCAAGCAGGTTTTCCAGTACTAGGCTGGAGCCGTTCAGCAAAGCAGATTTCGGGTGTTGAGTGCTTTCACGGTGACGCAGGACTTGATGGGCTGCTTAGCCAAGTGCAGTGCGTCGTGACTATTCTGCCGGATACCGCCGAGACTCACGGCATTCTCAACGCTAAACGACTGGCAAAACTCCCCCAAGGCGCCTGTGTGATTAACCCTGGCCGGGGCAGCCTCATCGACGAGCAGGCGCTACTAGACGCACTTGGCAAAGATCGCAAGCCAGGGCATCTACGCGGTGCACTGCTGGATGTTTTCTGTGAAGAGCCGCTACCTGCCAACAACCCGTTGTGGCAGCATCCGCGGGTTATCGTCACCCCCCACATGGCCGGCCCCACGCCGTTAAACGACGCGATTGACCAAGTCATCTCGTATCTTCGCGCTTTTGAAGCAGGTGAAGAACTTGCCACTGTTAATCCTGATGCAGGCTACTGA
- a CDS encoding phosphatase — translation MPLLPAISLPHVFDADQRYPVDLHMHSTASDGALTPTALVTLCAERGLSHMALTDHDTMDGVAEAAEAAQHAGLCLVPGCELSTRWQGINIHVVALMPGGLQGSMIEGLEQQRLARIQRAEVIAERLEKAGLANALEKARQQAGSERPLGRPDFARALVAEGMVPDWAGAFKRYLGSGKKGDVKALWPEISEAVGWVVASGGVAVLAHPLRHGLTRRKRGLLMDTFQAAGGQGVELVSGQQNPDSTRDLARQLVERGFYASMGSDFHFPGSHAAPGSMSLIPRTAAPPIWEHPRLAHLRDAPSGMLARG, via the coding sequence ATGCCCCTACTTCCTGCAATTTCTTTGCCCCATGTGTTTGATGCCGACCAGCGTTACCCCGTGGATTTACACATGCACTCAACGGCGTCCGACGGCGCGCTTACCCCAACGGCGCTAGTAACGCTGTGCGCTGAGCGTGGGCTTAGCCACATGGCATTAACCGACCACGACACCATGGACGGCGTAGCCGAAGCGGCAGAAGCTGCTCAGCACGCAGGGCTATGCCTGGTACCTGGCTGTGAGTTATCCACCCGTTGGCAGGGAATTAATATTCATGTGGTGGCGCTTATGCCCGGCGGACTGCAGGGTTCTATGATAGAAGGGCTTGAACAGCAGCGCCTGGCACGCATACAGCGTGCCGAGGTGATTGCTGAGCGGCTGGAGAAAGCGGGGCTTGCCAATGCGCTTGAAAAAGCCCGGCAGCAGGCGGGTAGCGAGCGCCCCTTGGGTCGTCCTGATTTTGCCCGCGCACTGGTAGCCGAAGGCATGGTGCCTGACTGGGCGGGCGCGTTTAAGCGCTACCTAGGCAGCGGTAAAAAAGGCGATGTAAAAGCACTCTGGCCAGAAATTAGCGAGGCAGTAGGGTGGGTAGTAGCCTCGGGGGGCGTGGCGGTTCTCGCGCATCCGCTGCGCCACGGGCTAACTCGGCGCAAGCGCGGCCTGCTCATGGACACCTTCCAAGCAGCCGGTGGGCAGGGGGTAGAGCTGGTGAGCGGCCAGCAAAACCCTGACAGCACCCGTGACCTGGCACGCCAACTGGTCGAACGTGGCTTCTACGCCTCTATGGGAAGCGATTTTCACTTTCCCGGTAGCCACGCTGCCCCCGGTAGCATGAGTTTGATCCCCCGTACCGCTGCGCCGCCTATCTGGGAGCACCCGCGCCTCGCGCATCTGCGTGATGCGCCCAGTGGAATGCTGGCGCGTGGGTGA
- a CDS encoding protein involved in RimO-mediated beta-methylthiolation of ribosomal protein S12 YcaO, which produces MEIKVNYLDNLRLEAKFDDFTVISDQPIRYKGDGSAPGPFDYFLASSAMCAAYFVKVYCNARNIPTENIRLSQNNIVDPEDRYKQIFKIQVELPEDISEKDRQGILRSIDRCTVKKVVQTGPEFQIETVENIDEDAQALLMGAPEGSTTYIPGKDLPLEQTIANMSAMLAELGMKIEIASWRNIVPHVWSLHIRDAASPMCFTNGKGATKESALCSALGEFIERLSCNFFYNDQFFGEEIAGSDFVHYPNEKWFQPGPNDELPNEILDEHCLAIYNPEGELCGSHLIDTNSGREDRGIVSLPFVRQSDGETVYFPSNLIENLYLSNGMSAGNTLVEAQVQCLSEIFERAVKREILEQELTLPDVPQEVLAKYPDILEGINALEAQGFPVLVKDASMGGQFPVMCVTLMNPRTGGVFASFGAHPSFEIALERSLTELLQGRSFEGLNDLPLPTFNSQTVSEPNNFVEHFIDSFGVVSWRFFSATPDFEFSEWDFSGSNEEEAATLFGIFAELDAEVYMAVHEDLGAPVCRILVPGYSEVYPIEDLIWDNTNKALDYREDILNLHRLDDDQLTDLVERLEESQMDDHADIITLIGIEFDENTVWGQLTILELKLLVYLALQRHEEALDCVQMFLQYNDNTVERGLFYQAVNAVLEIALDDELELKDYLPNFQRMFGEATMAAVVGSVSGEVRFHGLTPTNMQLEGLERHQRLIESYKKLHAARAAKANS; this is translated from the coding sequence ATGGAAATTAAAGTTAACTATCTCGATAACCTCCGCCTAGAGGCTAAGTTCGACGACTTCACGGTGATTTCTGACCAGCCGATTCGCTACAAAGGCGACGGCTCGGCCCCTGGCCCGTTTGACTACTTCCTGGCGTCTTCTGCCATGTGTGCCGCTTACTTTGTAAAGGTGTACTGCAACGCCCGGAATATCCCCACCGAGAACATCCGCCTTTCCCAGAACAATATCGTCGACCCGGAAGATCGCTATAAGCAGATTTTTAAAATCCAGGTCGAGCTGCCGGAAGATATCTCCGAAAAAGATCGCCAGGGCATTTTACGCTCCATTGACCGCTGCACCGTTAAGAAAGTGGTGCAAACCGGCCCCGAGTTCCAGATTGAAACAGTCGAAAATATCGATGAGGATGCCCAGGCACTGTTAATGGGCGCCCCGGAAGGCAGTACTACCTACATTCCGGGTAAAGACCTGCCGCTAGAACAGACCATCGCCAATATGAGTGCGATGCTGGCCGAGCTAGGCATGAAAATCGAGATCGCTTCCTGGCGTAATATTGTGCCCCACGTCTGGTCGCTGCATATTCGTGATGCTGCTTCGCCCATGTGCTTTACCAACGGCAAAGGCGCCACCAAAGAGAGCGCGCTGTGCTCGGCTCTGGGTGAGTTTATAGAGCGCCTGAGCTGCAACTTCTTCTATAACGACCAGTTCTTTGGTGAAGAGATTGCGGGCAGTGATTTTGTTCACTACCCCAATGAAAAGTGGTTCCAGCCGGGGCCTAACGATGAGCTGCCCAACGAAATCCTCGATGAGCACTGTCTGGCCATCTACAACCCAGAAGGTGAACTATGCGGGTCGCACCTGATTGATACTAACTCCGGCCGCGAAGACCGAGGCATTGTATCGCTGCCGTTTGTGCGCCAATCCGATGGTGAAACGGTCTACTTCCCCTCGAATCTCATCGAAAACCTTTATTTAAGCAATGGCATGAGCGCCGGTAATACGCTGGTAGAAGCCCAGGTGCAGTGCCTGTCGGAAATTTTTGAGCGGGCGGTAAAGCGGGAAATCCTTGAGCAGGAGCTAACCCTGCCCGACGTGCCCCAGGAGGTGCTTGCCAAGTACCCAGACATCTTGGAGGGCATTAACGCCCTGGAGGCTCAAGGCTTCCCAGTGCTGGTGAAAGATGCCTCCATGGGCGGTCAGTTCCCAGTGATGTGCGTGACGCTGATGAACCCACGTACCGGTGGCGTGTTTGCCTCTTTTGGTGCCCACCCAAGCTTTGAAATAGCCCTAGAGCGCAGCCTGACCGAGCTGCTCCAAGGCCGCAGCTTTGAAGGCCTGAATGACCTGCCGTTGCCGACGTTTAACTCCCAAACCGTGTCCGAGCCCAACAACTTTGTTGAGCACTTTATAGACTCTTTCGGCGTGGTGTCCTGGCGCTTCTTTAGCGCGACGCCTGATTTTGAGTTCAGCGAGTGGGACTTCTCAGGCAGCAACGAAGAGGAAGCCGCCACGCTGTTCGGTATTTTTGCAGAGCTAGATGCGGAAGTGTATATGGCGGTACACGAAGACCTGGGCGCGCCGGTCTGCCGTATTTTGGTGCCGGGCTACTCCGAGGTGTACCCCATTGAAGATTTGATTTGGGATAACACCAATAAGGCGCTGGATTACCGCGAAGATATTCTCAACCTGCATCGACTGGATGATGATCAGCTCACCGACTTGGTGGAGCGGCTGGAAGAGAGCCAGATGGATGACCACGCCGATATCATCACGCTGATTGGTATTGAGTTTGATGAGAACACCGTGTGGGGACAGCTGACGATTCTGGAGCTAAAGCTGCTGGTGTATCTGGCCCTGCAGCGCCATGAAGAAGCGTTGGACTGTGTGCAGATGTTCCTGCAGTACAACGACAACACCGTGGAGCGCGGCTTGTTCTATCAAGCGGTGAACGCGGTGCTGGAAATTGCGCTGGATGACGAGCTGGAGCTTAAAGACTACCTGCCCAATTTCCAGCGCATGTTTGGCGAGGCCACCATGGCGGCGGTGGTGGGCTCAGTCAGTGGCGAGGTTCGCTTCCACGGCCTCACGCCAACGAATATGCAGTTAGAAGGCCTAGAGCGCCATCAGCGCCTGATCGAAAGCTATAAAAAGCTTCATGCGGCTCGGGCGGCAAAGGCGAATAGCTAA
- a CDS encoding amino-acid N-acetyltransferase produces MDTRFPFVDWFRNASPYINAHRGRTFVILIEGEAMASGRGEQLIQDLALLHTLGVRLVVVFGIRPQVHESLLAAGVEPTRVDGRWVADRAVMAHVEQVAAHQRLWLEARLSLGLPSTPLHGVELSVISGNLVTAKPLGVREGVDFDHSGEVRRVRASAIEGLLEKGSLVLLPPLGFSSTGEVFDLDASDVAQHAAVALKADKLILLGESEGLEDEQGALLRQLSPAEAEPRLQHALPGSELARHLNAACTAAREGVARTHLLSWRNHDALLGELFTRDGVGTMITQHRYEQLRPATLNDVAGLLELLEPLERRGMLVARSRERLEHEIDDYMVIERDGMVIGCAALHVFPGTTVGEMACVAVHGNYRGGERGERLVEALERRARQRGLAEIFVLTTHTAHWFVERGFRTANLDDLPPLKRETYNHARKSKVLVKSLNG; encoded by the coding sequence TTGGACACACGTTTCCCCTTTGTTGATTGGTTTCGCAATGCCTCCCCCTATATTAATGCGCACCGGGGACGAACCTTTGTCATCTTAATTGAGGGCGAAGCCATGGCGTCTGGCCGAGGGGAGCAGCTGATCCAGGATTTGGCGTTACTACATACCCTGGGCGTGCGGTTAGTGGTGGTGTTTGGTATACGCCCCCAGGTGCACGAGTCACTCCTCGCTGCCGGTGTTGAGCCAACCCGTGTCGATGGCCGCTGGGTAGCCGACCGCGCGGTAATGGCCCATGTCGAGCAGGTGGCCGCCCACCAGCGGCTATGGCTGGAAGCGCGGCTGTCACTTGGCCTGCCCAGCACGCCGCTGCACGGCGTGGAGCTTAGCGTGATTTCCGGCAACTTAGTGACTGCCAAGCCACTGGGCGTGCGTGAAGGGGTCGATTTTGACCACAGTGGCGAAGTACGCCGGGTGCGGGCCAGCGCCATTGAAGGACTGCTTGAAAAAGGCTCGCTGGTGTTGCTACCACCGTTGGGCTTCTCCAGTACCGGCGAAGTGTTTGATTTAGATGCCTCGGATGTGGCCCAGCATGCCGCCGTTGCCCTAAAGGCAGATAAGCTGATTTTACTGGGTGAATCTGAGGGGCTAGAAGACGAGCAGGGCGCGCTGCTGCGCCAGCTCTCCCCCGCAGAAGCCGAGCCTCGCCTGCAGCATGCGTTGCCGGGCAGCGAGTTGGCACGCCACTTAAACGCGGCCTGTACCGCTGCCCGGGAAGGTGTAGCTCGCACCCACTTACTTTCCTGGCGTAATCACGATGCGCTATTGGGGGAGCTGTTCACCCGTGACGGGGTGGGCACCATGATCACCCAACACCGCTACGAGCAGCTTCGCCCAGCCACGCTTAACGATGTAGCGGGCCTGCTTGAATTGCTAGAACCGTTAGAGCGTCGTGGCATGCTGGTGGCCCGCTCCCGGGAGCGGCTTGAGCATGAAATAGATGATTACATGGTGATCGAGCGGGACGGCATGGTGATTGGTTGCGCCGCGCTGCATGTTTTCCCCGGTACCACCGTGGGCGAAATGGCCTGCGTAGCGGTACACGGTAACTACCGGGGCGGCGAGCGGGGCGAGCGCTTAGTCGAGGCATTAGAGCGCCGTGCCCGCCAGCGTGGACTGGCAGAAATATTTGTGCTCACTACCCATACCGCCCACTGGTTTGTGGAGCGCGGCTTTCGCACGGCTAACCTAGATGACCTGCCGCCGTTAAAACGCGAAACCTATAACCACGCACGAAAATCCAAGGTGCTGGTAAAGTCGTTAAACGGGTAA
- a CDS encoding ion transporter encodes MSFHLTPGAEGLRTRLFHIIFESDTPGAKAFDLALIIAILMSVAVILLNSVEAYATRYGAIFFYVEWAFTLLFTIELAVRIYCLERPTLYLKSFYGIIDLIAILPTWLVLLVPGAQGLVIVRLLRVLRIFRILRLMEFVGEARLLIDALKRSLRQILLFFSSILMVVTLFAALMYTIESPEAGFTSIPMSIYWAIVSMTTVGYGDIVPATPLGKSITMILMLLGYSIIAVPTGVFSAQVIRSIREDRYSDEACPGCGHDRHEKRARYCLRCGTWLDEESEDPRKKKKEHKNEKRP; translated from the coding sequence ATGAGCTTTCATTTAACCCCCGGTGCAGAGGGGCTGCGCACGCGGCTTTTCCATATTATTTTTGAGTCGGATACGCCGGGGGCCAAGGCATTTGATCTTGCGCTGATTATTGCCATTTTGATGAGTGTAGCGGTAATACTGCTAAACAGCGTGGAAGCCTACGCCACGCGCTATGGCGCTATTTTTTTCTATGTGGAGTGGGCCTTTACCCTGCTATTTACCATCGAGCTAGCAGTGAGGATCTATTGCCTTGAACGCCCAACCCTCTATCTAAAAAGTTTTTACGGCATCATAGACCTGATCGCCATTTTGCCCACGTGGCTAGTGCTATTAGTGCCCGGCGCTCAAGGGCTGGTCATTGTTCGGCTACTGCGTGTGCTGCGTATTTTCCGCATTTTACGCTTAATGGAGTTTGTCGGCGAAGCGCGGCTGCTAATAGATGCGCTCAAACGTAGCCTACGCCAGATTTTGCTGTTTTTTAGCAGCATTCTGATGGTTGTTACGCTGTTTGCCGCGCTGATGTACACCATTGAGTCGCCAGAGGCAGGCTTTACCAGCATCCCCATGTCCATTTATTGGGCGATTGTTAGCATGACCACCGTAGGCTACGGCGACATTGTGCCCGCCACGCCCTTGGGCAAGTCGATCACTATGATTTTGATGCTGCTGGGGTACTCGATTATCGCCGTACCTACAGGGGTATTTTCGGCCCAGGTAATACGCTCTATTCGAGAGGATCGTTATTCAGATGAAGCCTGCCCTGGCTGCGGCCACGACCGGCACGAAAAGCGCGCCCGCTACTGCTTGCGCTGCGGCACATGGCTGGACGAAGAGAGCGAAGATCCACGCAAGAAGAAAAAAGAGCACAAAAACGAAAAAAGGCCCTAG
- a CDS encoding threonylcarbamoyl-AMP synthase — protein sequence MSQYFQIHPENPQKRLIDQAIEIIRKGGVVAYPTDSGYALGCHLGEKKAIEKIKWLRSLDDKHNFTLVCSDLSEIGTYAKVDNAVFRLLKAHTPGPYTFILDATTEVPRLLLHPKRRSIGVRVPDHRITHALLAALGEPLMSVTLIPVGDDLPMSDPEEIRERFGAHLDAIIDGGACHLDPTSVIDLRELPPKILREGRGDVSPFTS from the coding sequence ATGAGCCAATATTTCCAGATACACCCAGAAAATCCGCAAAAGCGTTTGATCGACCAAGCCATAGAAATCATTCGTAAAGGCGGTGTGGTCGCGTATCCGACGGACTCCGGCTATGCGCTGGGCTGCCACTTGGGCGAAAAAAAGGCGATTGAGAAAATCAAATGGCTGCGCTCTCTAGACGATAAACACAACTTTACGCTGGTGTGTTCGGATCTGTCTGAGATAGGCACCTACGCCAAGGTCGATAACGCCGTGTTTCGGCTGTTAAAAGCGCATACGCCTGGCCCCTATACCTTCATTCTGGATGCCACGACCGAAGTTCCGCGCCTATTACTGCACCCTAAGCGTCGTTCTATCGGGGTGCGCGTGCCGGACCACCGTATTACCCACGCCTTGTTAGCCGCGCTGGGCGAGCCGCTCATGAGCGTAACGCTTATCCCGGTCGGCGATGACCTGCCCATGAGCGACCCTGAAGAGATCCGCGAACGCTTTGGCGCCCATTTAGACGCCATTATCGACGGTGGTGCCTGTCATTTAGACCCCACCAGTGTGATCGACCTACGTGAGCTGCCGCCTAAAATCCTGCGCGAAGGCCGGGGCGATGTTTCGCCGTTTACGAGTTAA
- a CDS encoding TIGR00153 family protein — translation MVTSNPFSAMFGRSPFQPLLAHIVKANECADQLLPFFEATLIGDWETATTLRENVTRLEHDADMLKTELRLNLPNTMFLPVSRSDLLDLISVQDKIANKVRDITGIMLGRKMRVPDELAAPMREYMVTSVACVAQARQALEELKDLLESGFGRNVSDVMQNMIRELHTLEHQADGQQVAIRRRLFELESQLPPVDVIFLYKIIDWVGELSDRAERVGSRLQILTAR, via the coding sequence ATGGTTACCTCCAACCCTTTTTCCGCGATGTTTGGCCGCTCGCCATTCCAGCCGCTGTTGGCTCACATCGTCAAGGCTAATGAATGTGCCGATCAACTGTTGCCCTTCTTTGAGGCAACCCTTATCGGTGATTGGGAAACCGCGACCACGTTACGCGAAAACGTGACCCGGTTAGAGCACGATGCGGATATGCTCAAAACCGAGCTGCGGCTAAACCTTCCCAACACTATGTTCTTGCCCGTATCGCGCTCTGACCTGCTCGACTTGATCAGCGTACAGGACAAAATCGCTAATAAAGTACGCGACATTACCGGCATTATGCTGGGCCGTAAAATGCGCGTGCCCGATGAGCTAGCAGCGCCTATGCGCGAGTATATGGTCACCAGCGTGGCCTGTGTTGCCCAGGCACGCCAGGCGCTCGAAGAGCTTAAAGACCTGCTGGAGTCCGGGTTTGGGCGCAATGTTTCCGATGTCATGCAGAACATGATCCGTGAACTGCACACCCTCGAACACCAAGCGGATGGTCAACAAGTGGCGATTCGCCGCCGTTTGTTTGAACTGGAAAGCCAGTTGCCCCCCGTGGATGTGATCTTTCTCTACAAGATCATTGACTGGGTCGGCGAGCTATCCGATCGCGCCGAACGCGTGGGCAGTCGCCTACAGATTCTGACCGCTCGCTAA